The following are from one region of the Hydrogenophaga sp. BPS33 genome:
- a CDS encoding Abi-alpha family protein translates to MTDEWAKATQEVAKASGKAVDAGRGLGSFIGEFIRQPLTEQAGIWTDNLRYRRWSNQMALKRKAEAKLAELGYDVPLSDPPMSVLVPLLEAASLAEDEGLQERWVNLLLNFSNAASGVKVQRPFVSVLAELEPLDAHALQVIYSVDQAREGGKAIRTAKLPMAVTFEPIPDGTKHPTSHPEPSDEVMVALGNLARLGLIGSASAWGGVGALSVVDQTPFGREFVRACTLQKAVAS, encoded by the coding sequence ATGACTGACGAATGGGCGAAAGCGACCCAGGAGGTTGCGAAAGCTTCCGGAAAAGCTGTCGATGCCGGGCGAGGACTCGGCAGCTTCATCGGCGAGTTCATTCGGCAGCCGCTCACCGAGCAGGCGGGCATCTGGACGGACAACCTGCGCTATCGTCGTTGGTCCAACCAGATGGCCCTCAAGAGGAAGGCAGAGGCGAAGCTGGCGGAACTGGGATACGACGTTCCGCTGAGCGACCCGCCAATGTCTGTCTTGGTGCCTCTGCTGGAAGCTGCTTCGCTAGCAGAAGACGAAGGACTTCAAGAGCGTTGGGTGAACCTGCTCCTAAACTTCAGCAACGCCGCGAGTGGCGTAAAAGTTCAGCGACCGTTCGTGTCTGTACTAGCAGAGCTCGAACCATTGGACGCCCATGCCTTGCAGGTCATCTACTCCGTAGATCAAGCGCGCGAAGGTGGCAAGGCGATCCGAACCGCGAAACTGCCCATGGCAGTAACGTTCGAGCCTATCCCGGACGGCACCAAGCACCCCACTTCACACCCGGAGCCCTCAGATGAGGTGATGGTGGCCTTGGGAAACCTGGCTCGCTTGGGGCTCATTGGATCTGCGTCAGCCTGGGGCGGCGTAGGAGCGCTTTCCGTAGTGGACCAAACTCCTTTCGGCCGCGAATTCGTTCGTGCCTGCACTCTTCAGAAGGCGGTCGCAAGTTAG